In the genome of Vanacampus margaritifer isolate UIUO_Vmar chromosome 1, RoL_Vmar_1.0, whole genome shotgun sequence, one region contains:
- the LOC144054804 gene encoding glutaminase kidney isoform, mitochondrial-like isoform X1 — translation MFHLRPTLLLKEIFQRQLKRHLAGGVHAPPAAGYWSRSPATATQQHAARGFCSKADGTDEATKDSSTDKRRKAGILPSLEDLLFYTIAEGQEKIPIHKFTTALKATGLRTGDPRLKECMEMLKVTMKTTTDGALDRHLFKKCVQSNIVLLTQAFRKKFVIPDFQPFGRHMNELYDNAKNMSGGQVADYIPQLARFSPDLWAVALCTVDGQRHTIGDTKVPFCLQSCVKPLKYAIAVHDHGTEYVHRFIGKEPSGLRFNKLFLNEDDKPHNPMVNAGAIVCTSLIKQGASNAEKFDYVMNFMNKLAGNEYVGFSNATFQSERESGDRNFAIGYYLKEKKCFPEGTDMTSILDFYFQLCSIEVTCESASVMAATLANGGFCPITGERVLSPEAVRDTLSLMHSCGMYDFSGQFAFHVGLPAKSGVAGGILLVVPNVMGVMCWSPPLDKLGNSVRGIQFCTDLVSLFNFHNYDNLRHFAKKLDPRREGGDQRVKSVINLLFAAYTGDVSALRRFALSSMDMEQRDYDSRTALHVAAAEGHTEVVRFLLEACKVNPVPRDRWANTPMDEAVHFGHHDVVTILRDYLNLYSPPESPATKDNAEKNLDSML, via the exons ATGTTCCATTTACGGCCAACGCTACTGCTCAAGGAGATATTTCAGAGGCAGCTGAAGCGACATTTGGCAGGCGGAGTCCACGCTCCACCCGCAGCCGGCTACTGGAGCCGCTCTCCGGCCACGGCGACACAGCAGCATGCCGccagaggcttttgttccaaaGCAGACGGAACCGATGAGGCCACCAAAGATTCTTCAACAGACAA GAGAAGGAAGGCAGGCATTCTGCCCAGCCTGGAGGATTTGCTCTTCTACACCATCGCTGAAGGCCAAGAGAAGATCCCAATACACAAATTCACCACA GCTCTCAAAGCTACGGGGCTTCGCACAGGAGACCCCCGACTAAAAGAATGTATGGAGATGCTGAAAGTGACCATGAAAACAACCACAGATGGAGCCCTGGATCGTCACCTCTTCAAGaa ATGTGTGCAGAGCAACATTGTGCTGCTCACTCAAGCCTTTCGGAAGAAATTTGTCATCCCGGACTTCCAACCGTTTGGCCGCCACATGAACGAGTTGTACGACAATGCAAAGAACATGTCTGGAGGGCAG GTGGCTGACTACATTCCCCAGCTTGCTCGCTTCAGCCCAGACTTGTGGGCCGTTGCCCTTTGCACTGTCGACGGTCagag GCACACGATAGGTGACACCAAGGTGCCATTTTGCCTGCAGTCTTGCGTGAAGCCGCTGAAATACGCCATCGCCGTTCACGACCACGGCACCGAGTATGTGCACCGATTCATCGGCAAAGAGCCCAGCGGCCTGCGCTTCAACAAGCTCTTCCTGAATGAGGACG ACAAACCACACAACCCCATGGTGAACGCCGGCGCCATCGTTTGTACTTCCCTCATCAAG CAAGGAGCCAGCAATGCTGAGAAGTTTGATTAC GTCATGAACTTCATGAACAAGCTGGCGGGAAATGAATATGTTGGCTTCAGCAACGCCAC GTTCCAGTCTGAGCGCGAGTCCGGAGACAGAAACTTTGCCATCGGCTACTACCTGAAGGAAAAGAAG TGTTTTCCCGAAGGAACAGACATGACATCCATCTTGGATTTCTACTTCCAG TTGTGCTCCATCGAGGTGACCTGTGAGAGTGCCAGCGTAATGGCAGCAACCCTCGCCAACGGTGGCTTCTGTCCCATCACAGGAGAGCGTGTGCTGAGCCCCGAGGCCGTGCGCGACACTCTCAGCCTGATGCACTCGTGCGGAATGTATGATTTCTCTGGACAGTTTGCTTTCCAT GTGGGTCTCCCGGCTAAATCTGGTGTCGCTGGCGGGATCCTGCTTGTGGTTCCAAACGTCATGGGCGTCATGTGTTGGTCTCCTCCTCTCGACAAACTGGGCAACAGCGTACGAGGAATCCAGTTCTGcacg GACCTGGTTTCCCTCTTCAACTTTCACAACTATGACAACCTGAGACACTTTGCAAAGAAACTGGATCCTCGCAGGGAGGGAGGAGATCAGCGG GTGAAGTCTGTGATCAATCTGTTGTTTGCTGCCTACACCGGAGACGTGTCGGCCCTGAGGAG GTTTGCCTTGTCCTCCATGGACATGGAGCAGAGAGACTATGACTCCAGGACGGCTCTGCATGTGGCTGCGGCTGAAG GCCACACTGAGGTGGTTCGCTTTTTGCTTGAGGCCTGTAAGGTTAACCCGGTCCCCAGAGACAG GTGGGCCAATACACCAATGGATGAGGCAGTTCACTTCGGCCACCATGATGTGGTCACCATCCTGCGCGATTACCTCAATCTGTATAGTCCTCCGGAGAGCCCTGCCACAAAGGACAATGCAGAGAAGAACCTGGATAGTATGCTGTAA
- the LOC144054804 gene encoding glutaminase kidney isoform, mitochondrial-like isoform X2 produces MFHLRPTLLLKEIFQRQLKRHLAGGVHAPPAAGYWSRSPATATQQHAARGFCSKADGTDEATKDSSTDKKAGILPSLEDLLFYTIAEGQEKIPIHKFTTALKATGLRTGDPRLKECMEMLKVTMKTTTDGALDRHLFKKCVQSNIVLLTQAFRKKFVIPDFQPFGRHMNELYDNAKNMSGGQVADYIPQLARFSPDLWAVALCTVDGQRHTIGDTKVPFCLQSCVKPLKYAIAVHDHGTEYVHRFIGKEPSGLRFNKLFLNEDDKPHNPMVNAGAIVCTSLIKQGASNAEKFDYVMNFMNKLAGNEYVGFSNATFQSERESGDRNFAIGYYLKEKKCFPEGTDMTSILDFYFQLCSIEVTCESASVMAATLANGGFCPITGERVLSPEAVRDTLSLMHSCGMYDFSGQFAFHVGLPAKSGVAGGILLVVPNVMGVMCWSPPLDKLGNSVRGIQFCTDLVSLFNFHNYDNLRHFAKKLDPRREGGDQRVKSVINLLFAAYTGDVSALRRFALSSMDMEQRDYDSRTALHVAAAEGHTEVVRFLLEACKVNPVPRDRWANTPMDEAVHFGHHDVVTILRDYLNLYSPPESPATKDNAEKNLDSML; encoded by the exons ATGTTCCATTTACGGCCAACGCTACTGCTCAAGGAGATATTTCAGAGGCAGCTGAAGCGACATTTGGCAGGCGGAGTCCACGCTCCACCCGCAGCCGGCTACTGGAGCCGCTCTCCGGCCACGGCGACACAGCAGCATGCCGccagaggcttttgttccaaaGCAGACGGAACCGATGAGGCCACCAAAGATTCTTCAACAGACAA GAAGGCAGGCATTCTGCCCAGCCTGGAGGATTTGCTCTTCTACACCATCGCTGAAGGCCAAGAGAAGATCCCAATACACAAATTCACCACA GCTCTCAAAGCTACGGGGCTTCGCACAGGAGACCCCCGACTAAAAGAATGTATGGAGATGCTGAAAGTGACCATGAAAACAACCACAGATGGAGCCCTGGATCGTCACCTCTTCAAGaa ATGTGTGCAGAGCAACATTGTGCTGCTCACTCAAGCCTTTCGGAAGAAATTTGTCATCCCGGACTTCCAACCGTTTGGCCGCCACATGAACGAGTTGTACGACAATGCAAAGAACATGTCTGGAGGGCAG GTGGCTGACTACATTCCCCAGCTTGCTCGCTTCAGCCCAGACTTGTGGGCCGTTGCCCTTTGCACTGTCGACGGTCagag GCACACGATAGGTGACACCAAGGTGCCATTTTGCCTGCAGTCTTGCGTGAAGCCGCTGAAATACGCCATCGCCGTTCACGACCACGGCACCGAGTATGTGCACCGATTCATCGGCAAAGAGCCCAGCGGCCTGCGCTTCAACAAGCTCTTCCTGAATGAGGACG ACAAACCACACAACCCCATGGTGAACGCCGGCGCCATCGTTTGTACTTCCCTCATCAAG CAAGGAGCCAGCAATGCTGAGAAGTTTGATTAC GTCATGAACTTCATGAACAAGCTGGCGGGAAATGAATATGTTGGCTTCAGCAACGCCAC GTTCCAGTCTGAGCGCGAGTCCGGAGACAGAAACTTTGCCATCGGCTACTACCTGAAGGAAAAGAAG TGTTTTCCCGAAGGAACAGACATGACATCCATCTTGGATTTCTACTTCCAG TTGTGCTCCATCGAGGTGACCTGTGAGAGTGCCAGCGTAATGGCAGCAACCCTCGCCAACGGTGGCTTCTGTCCCATCACAGGAGAGCGTGTGCTGAGCCCCGAGGCCGTGCGCGACACTCTCAGCCTGATGCACTCGTGCGGAATGTATGATTTCTCTGGACAGTTTGCTTTCCAT GTGGGTCTCCCGGCTAAATCTGGTGTCGCTGGCGGGATCCTGCTTGTGGTTCCAAACGTCATGGGCGTCATGTGTTGGTCTCCTCCTCTCGACAAACTGGGCAACAGCGTACGAGGAATCCAGTTCTGcacg GACCTGGTTTCCCTCTTCAACTTTCACAACTATGACAACCTGAGACACTTTGCAAAGAAACTGGATCCTCGCAGGGAGGGAGGAGATCAGCGG GTGAAGTCTGTGATCAATCTGTTGTTTGCTGCCTACACCGGAGACGTGTCGGCCCTGAGGAG GTTTGCCTTGTCCTCCATGGACATGGAGCAGAGAGACTATGACTCCAGGACGGCTCTGCATGTGGCTGCGGCTGAAG GCCACACTGAGGTGGTTCGCTTTTTGCTTGAGGCCTGTAAGGTTAACCCGGTCCCCAGAGACAG GTGGGCCAATACACCAATGGATGAGGCAGTTCACTTCGGCCACCATGATGTGGTCACCATCCTGCGCGATTACCTCAATCTGTATAGTCCTCCGGAGAGCCCTGCCACAAAGGACAATGCAGAGAAGAACCTGGATAGTATGCTGTAA